In the genome of Falsirhodobacter halotolerans, one region contains:
- a CDS encoding DUF2460 domain-containing protein, with the protein MSFHEIRFPANLSFGSVGGPERRTDVVTLANGFEERNTPWAHSRRRYDAGVGLRSLDDVEALISFFEARRGKLFGFRWKDWADFKSCAPSLVPGAMDQGLGFGDGVRQEFSLMKTYVSGEQSYVRPVVKPVDGTVRVSVAGDPKALGVEFTVDATAGVVRFKTAPARGAEVRAGFEFDVPVRFDTDAIRISVSSFQAGDVPDVPVVEVRL; encoded by the coding sequence ATGTCGTTTCATGAAATACGTTTTCCCGCAAACCTGTCGTTCGGATCGGTGGGCGGGCCGGAACGTCGCACGGATGTGGTCACGCTCGCCAACGGGTTCGAGGAACGCAACACGCCTTGGGCCCATTCGCGACGCCGTTACGACGCGGGGGTGGGGTTGCGGTCGTTAGACGATGTCGAGGCTTTGATTTCGTTCTTCGAGGCGCGGCGAGGGAAGTTGTTTGGATTTCGCTGGAAGGATTGGGCCGATTTCAAATCCTGTGCACCGTCCTTGGTTCCTGGTGCCATGGATCAGGGTCTGGGCTTTGGCGATGGGGTGCGGCAGGAGTTTTCGCTGATGAAGACGTATGTCTCGGGCGAACAGAGCTATGTCCGGCCTGTCGTGAAGCCGGTGGATGGAACGGTTCGTGTTTCGGTGGCCGGCGATCCCAAGGCTCTGGGCGTGGAATTCACCGTGGACGCGACGGCGGGTGTGGTGCGGTTCAAGACGGCCCCGGCGCGAGGTGCGGAAGTGCGCGCCGGATTCGAGTTCGACGTGCCGGTCCGATTTGATACGGATGCCATCCGCATCTCGGTTTCCTCGTTTCAGGCCGGGGATGTTCCGGATGTGCCCGTGGTGGAGGTCCGCCTATGA
- a CDS encoding DUF2163 domain-containing protein: MSLGDHLASGLTTVCRAWAITRSDGQVLGFTDHDRDLRFGGIAFRANSGLNARALQQATGLSVDNTEALGALSDAGISETDIRIGKFDGAGVRCWLVNWADVVERELEFSGSIGDISFSDGVFRVELRGPAEALNRPQGRVFQRGCSAVLGDMDCGFDLSRAGFAAELPVEVIEDRRVFRFGGLVAFDDRWFERGRLRVLSGVGTGAVGLIKNDRLTREGRLIELWEALGPAVGEGDAVRLEAGCDRRADTCRLKFNNLVNFRGFPHIPGEDWLAAYPTSAGKNDGGSLFR; encoded by the coding sequence ATGAGCCTTGGGGATCATCTTGCATCTGGTTTGACGACGGTCTGCCGCGCATGGGCGATTACGCGATCGGACGGGCAGGTCTTGGGGTTTACCGATCATGACCGTGATCTGCGTTTTGGCGGTATCGCTTTTCGGGCCAATTCGGGCCTGAACGCCCGGGCCTTGCAGCAGGCGACGGGACTTTCGGTGGACAATACCGAAGCGCTGGGCGCGTTGAGCGATGCGGGTATCAGCGAGACCGACATTCGCATCGGCAAGTTCGACGGCGCCGGGGTTCGGTGCTGGCTGGTGAACTGGGCCGATGTGGTGGAACGTGAACTGGAGTTTTCGGGCTCGATTGGCGACATTTCATTTTCGGACGGTGTGTTTCGGGTGGAACTTCGCGGTCCTGCCGAAGCCCTGAACCGGCCCCAGGGGCGCGTGTTCCAGCGTGGCTGCTCTGCCGTGCTGGGCGATATGGACTGTGGGTTTGATCTGAGCCGGGCCGGGTTTGCCGCTGAGCTGCCGGTCGAGGTGATTGAGGACCGGCGGGTCTTTCGTTTCGGCGGCCTTGTCGCGTTTGACGACCGATGGTTCGAGCGGGGGCGGTTGCGGGTGTTGTCCGGGGTGGGAACAGGTGCCGTCGGGTTGATCAAGAATGATCGTCTGACGCGCGAGGGGCGTCTTATCGAGTTGTGGGAGGCGCTTGGTCCCGCCGTTGGGGAAGGGGATGCCGTGCGCCTGGAAGCCGGGTGTGACCGGCGTGCGGACACCTGTCGGCTGAAGTTCAACAACCTCGTCAACTTTCGAGGCTTTCCCCACATTCCAGGAGAGGACTGGCTGGCCGCCTATCCCACATCTGCGGGAAAGAATGACGGTGGGAGCTTGTTCCGGTGA
- a CDS encoding NlpC/P60 family protein codes for MREAIVVEARRWIGTPYVHQADVRGAGTDCLGLLRGVWRCVMGPEPEEVPPYTEDWSEPSGDEALMRAAKRWLTPASDLSPIAGNVLLFRMRHGAVAKHLGIVSGPASFIHAYTGHGVVESPLSAPWKRRIAACFAFPERI; via the coding sequence GTGAGGGAAGCGATTGTCGTCGAGGCGCGGCGCTGGATCGGCACCCCATATGTGCATCAGGCGGATGTCCGCGGGGCAGGGACGGACTGTCTTGGTCTGTTGCGGGGCGTTTGGAGATGCGTGATGGGTCCGGAGCCCGAAGAGGTGCCTCCCTATACCGAGGATTGGTCTGAGCCGTCGGGCGATGAGGCTTTGATGCGGGCGGCGAAGCGTTGGTTGACGCCTGCGTCCGATTTGAGTCCCATTGCCGGGAACGTTCTGCTGTTTCGGATGCGGCATGGGGCGGTTGCAAAGCATTTGGGGATCGTCAGCGGCCCCGCGAGCTTCATTCACGCATATACCGGGCATGGGGTGGTCGAAAGTCCGCTCTCTGCCCCTTGGAAGCGCCGGATTGCGGCGTGTTTTGCGTTTCCGGAAAGGATCTGA